The Bombyx mori chromosome 28, ASM3026992v2 genomic interval AAGTTGCTTGGTAGCCAAAAAATTAGTTTCCCATTTTAAAATACTCTCATTCCGTAGCGCAACCTATAATGGCATCGGATCAAGAGTCTTGTTCGGACGAGGAGCCTGACAGTGAGATGCTGAGTGACGACCTGTGTCTCCCCGACAGCGATGATGACAGCAGACAGCCGAGAACAATACAGGTAAGATGTGAAGTCGAAATAAAGACATGGCGCAGAGGAGACGCTCGCGGTATCACACGTCCACGTGTCCACTTAAATGCACGACACAAAACTAGTATAAGTAATTTTGAGGCTTAAATCCCGTTCATAACGATCATTTTTGAATTTGCTTAACTATAATACAAATACTGTTATTCATGGACACGTAATGCGATAATCTACGAGtattttactaaaatataatttgttaggCTTTCAGTAGATATcacgacaataattaatttaattttgaaataattaaatttcatggCGATATCATGAATGCAGTGAAGATGGCTAACTGTTGGGCCTACGTGGGCCTAAAATTTTATAGATGGCGATCATTTTTCTTCATGTAGGTATAGAAAAATGTCAAAGCTTAACAGTGTTTTGAATTCGAAATGTCACAGAATATTTCGGAAGAGCTGTCAAATCTGAACCCTTGCTTGCTGCGACCGCCACGGAAACTCTTCACAAACTGCAGAGAGCGCTGGAGGCAGCAGAACGTTAGTGGTGCGTTTGCGGAGCTTCGGAGACTGGTGCCCACTCATCCACCAGATAAGAAGCTATCGAAGAACGAAATACTCCGGATGGCTATCAGGTCAATAATCAAGTTATTCGTTTCGATTTCGGCTACGTAGACTGATTCCTATATTTAGCTAGTGGAGCCCGTGGAGTTTCGACAGCATATCGACGCTTTaaaggcaaatgtgactaagcgacaataactgctttatacatatataataggtaataatcatattcgatgtgcaaaaaatatatatttctaggtctattaaaatcatttcattcCTACAGctaaattcgttaaaatagaatttttttcaggtatttcaactttaaattaatctactgtaaagttcacgcactgtcgcttagtcacatttgcctttcaagcgtcgatatcttCATTTGGTCATGAAATACAATTTTTCATGCACAAACCGTTTTTGTATTACCCCTGTAGCCAGACTGTGCCACAAAAAAGCTTCTGCTTGCCTGTAAGCCTCTTTTAAAAGaagacatcatcatcatcatcatcattctcctgcccttctctcagtcacctggggtcggcgtaatatgttttttccttccatactcctctatcatataccgtttcttcactcactcccctcttacacatatcgtctttcacgcaatccatccatttattcttaggtctacctcttcctctatatccttctacaattatagttaacactctcttaccaacctcatttttatttcgtctcatcacatgtccataccatcccaaacgtgcacttctTAGcatctctgtcacaggtgccactttcagacttccactaacatattcattccctATTCTACCtgttctcgttactccacacatccatcgcaacattcgcatctctgctgcatgtaatcgccttttgtgtaaaataattcTAAAGAATTTATAAGAATCCTTTAATAGAAAAAATCGGGCAAAAAATATGTCTTCTCATCTCATCTCTAGAAATGCCCTGTGGATGAACGAAGTGATTGTAGGTAGTATGGTTGACCTCCGCTTCGGCGGCGGTAGCGATGGTAAAAACCAGACAATGggattatttcaaataattcctcCTAAGAGTAAGATTATTAATAATCCGATCGGCCCTGGTCAGAGTCAATTGGAAGTAGCTGAAAGTGTCTCAAATGTTAGTGTGTACCCACATGAATCTAACAGTACCTATATTTCCAAATGTAGTACGGTATTTTGAAAGCTGTGACTTAGATATTAAGTACAAGTAAAATCAAAACATTTGCTTATATACTGGAGCACATACTGGAACTCTGGGAGTTCTAAATTCTGTatcaaattagtttttattagaattattatattatattactatatcATCTTCTATGTGATTTATTACGAGTAGTGTATATGATATGTCACTGTTCTCTATTTAATTGCACGAGAAACTAATCTAAGAGGCAGATAGCCAAGCAATATTTTCTTGAAAATTCCGGTAACTCGATAAAATTTACACAGGTACATAGGACTTCTTTGCGAGGTCCTGGAATGGCAGAAGAACCACAGCGTCACCAATAAGGAGAATTCCGGTAGCTTGGCGATCAAATGTGAATCTCCGCTGAGTCCTCAATCCAGAAGACTTCGATTAAAACGGCAGTGTTTTGACGAAGACGGTCCAAGAGCCAAACTGTACCACGATCAAGAAGAGTATTTCCGGTACGGCAACGAAGAAAATCAGGAGATGTTAAGAGGAAAGGGCTTGGGAAGACCAGATTTGTATTTCGGGAAGGAACACCTTAGGGTGTTGAGACACCAGTATTACTATTCGCCGAGGTGGAGACAGACATACCCGTTCAGAAGTCTGGCCGATCGCAACGGGAATAACTTGCTGATGATCGCTCCCCTCCAGAATGGGGGGAAAGAAGATGTAAAGCCGAACGGTTGTAAAGAGAACGAGAAAGAAGATAACAAGTAGCGTTTCTAATGATTTGCGTTGTTAGGATCTAAATCGCGATCTCGTAGAAAattatgaaacaaaatttaGAACTAGTTTCagaattctatttatttttaaacttattgGAGGAAGATGGAGTAGGTGATTCTGCTGATTGGGCATAGTAACTATCACGTGTTAGTAATGCccagcgtgcttagt includes:
- the LOC101743147 gene encoding uncharacterized protein LOC101743147 isoform X1: MPTVTETSRKKAQPIMASDQESCSDEEPDSEMLSDDLCLPDSDDDSRQPRTIQNISEELSNLNPCLLRPPRKLFTNCRERWRQQNVSGAFAELRRLVPTHPPDKKLSKNEILRMAIRYIGLLCEVLEWQKNHSVTNKENSGSLAIKCESPLSPQSRRLRLKRQCFDEDGPRAKLYHDQEEYFRYGNEENQEMLRGKGLGRPDLYFGKEHLRVLRHQYYYSPRWRQTYPFRSLADRNGNNLLMIAPLQNGGKEDVKPNGCKENEKEDNK
- the LOC101743147 gene encoding uncharacterized protein LOC101743147 isoform X2; amino-acid sequence: MASDQESCSDEEPDSEMLSDDLCLPDSDDDSRQPRTIQNISEELSNLNPCLLRPPRKLFTNCRERWRQQNVSGAFAELRRLVPTHPPDKKLSKNEILRMAIRYIGLLCEVLEWQKNHSVTNKENSGSLAIKCESPLSPQSRRLRLKRQCFDEDGPRAKLYHDQEEYFRYGNEENQEMLRGKGLGRPDLYFGKEHLRVLRHQYYYSPRWRQTYPFRSLADRNGNNLLMIAPLQNGGKEDVKPNGCKENEKEDNK